A window of the Bacillaceae bacterium S4-13-56 genome harbors these coding sequences:
- the ccpA gene encoding catabolite control protein A produces MNITIYDVAREANVSMATVSRVVNGNPNVKPATRKKVSEVIERLGYRPNAVARGLASKKTTTVGVIIPDISSVFFAELARGIEDIATMYKYNIILANSDQNKEKELHLINTMLGKQVDGLIFMGGSISEEHITSFKTSQVPIVLAATLDDSKEISTVNINYERAAYDAVKYLVENGNKKIGFITGPIETAIDNEKYKGYQTALHEASIEVDEELIIQGDYSYDSGMEAVDQFFNLTNPPTAIFVSSDEMALGVIHGVQDRGLSVPQDVEVVGFDNTRLATMVRPTLSTIVQPMYDIGAVSMRLLTKYMNKEQVDETKVVLPHRFVERDSTK; encoded by the coding sequence ATGAATATCACAATATATGATGTAGCGAGAGAAGCGAATGTTTCAATGGCAACTGTATCCAGAGTTGTCAATGGGAACCCTAATGTGAAACCTGCTACAAGAAAGAAAGTATCGGAAGTTATCGAGCGACTTGGGTATCGACCAAATGCAGTAGCCCGAGGATTAGCAAGTAAAAAAACAACAACAGTGGGGGTTATTATCCCAGATATTTCTAGTGTGTTTTTTGCAGAACTTGCAAGAGGAATTGAAGATATTGCAACCATGTATAAATATAATATTATTTTGGCCAACTCAGATCAAAACAAGGAAAAGGAATTACATCTGATAAATACAATGCTTGGAAAACAAGTAGACGGCTTAATTTTTATGGGTGGAAGTATATCAGAAGAGCATATAACTAGCTTTAAAACTTCTCAAGTACCAATTGTCTTAGCTGCTACGCTGGATGATTCTAAAGAAATTTCAACTGTAAACATTAATTATGAACGTGCGGCGTATGATGCAGTAAAATACCTAGTAGAAAATGGAAATAAGAAGATTGGTTTTATAACAGGTCCTATAGAAACTGCTATAGATAATGAAAAGTATAAAGGATATCAGACGGCCTTACATGAAGCATCTATTGAAGTGGACGAAGAATTGATTATTCAAGGAGATTACTCGTATGATTCAGGCATGGAAGCAGTTGATCAATTTTTCAATTTAACAAACCCTCCAACGGCCATTTTTGTATCATCAGACGAAATGGCGCTTGGGGTCATTCATGGTGTTCAAGATCGTGGTTTATCTGTCCCACAGGATGTAGAAGTTGTAGGATTTGATAATACAAGATTAGCCACCATGGTTCGTCCAACACTATCTACTATCGTTCAGCCAATGTATGATATTGGAGCAGTTAGCATGAGACTATTAACTAAGTATATGAATAAAGAGCAGGTAGATGAAACAAAAGTAGTTCTTCCACATCGTTTTGTAGAAAGAGACTCAACAAAATAA
- the motP gene encoding flagellar motor protein MotP encodes MKTRDILTPIGIILGFAMIFFGIFTSGNGVGGITSFIQISSVLIVFGGLGAAMLINFNLDEIKLTGRVLKEAFSKNDLNLTQLISLFVHLSEKARREGLLALETEIEDVEDPFIKKGILLAVDGIEPDVINDIMSAEVFAMEDRHIRGRAILEKAGEYAPAWGMIGTLIGLVLMLNNLQDPSTLGPNMAVALLTTFYGSVLANLVFIPMAGKLANKTEEEIFMRKIIIEGIIGVQSGQNPKILEEKLSAFLSKKTKEEDVQEEIIGEMENE; translated from the coding sequence ATGAAAACAAGGGATATACTGACACCAATCGGCATTATTTTAGGCTTTGCCATGATCTTTTTCGGAATTTTCACTAGTGGGAATGGTGTAGGGGGAATAACCTCTTTCATACAAATTTCCTCTGTATTAATCGTTTTTGGAGGATTAGGAGCTGCCATGCTCATTAATTTCAATTTAGATGAAATCAAATTGACCGGTCGTGTACTCAAAGAAGCCTTTAGTAAAAATGATCTAAATCTAACTCAACTCATCTCTCTTTTTGTCCACCTTTCGGAAAAGGCAAGAAGAGAAGGTCTCTTGGCACTTGAAACAGAAATTGAAGATGTGGAGGACCCTTTTATAAAAAAAGGGATCCTGCTAGCAGTTGATGGAATTGAACCAGACGTAATTAACGACATTATGAGTGCGGAAGTTTTTGCGATGGAGGATCGTCATATCAGGGGACGAGCAATTCTGGAAAAGGCTGGAGAATATGCACCTGCATGGGGAATGATCGGTACATTAATTGGTCTCGTTCTTATGCTTAATAATCTACAGGATCCAAGTACATTAGGACCAAATATGGCAGTCGCTCTTCTAACTACTTTTTACGGTTCAGTTTTAGCGAACCTAGTGTTTATACCTATGGCAGGAAAATTAGCAAATAAGACTGAAGAAGAGATTTTTATGAGGAAAATCATAATAGAGGGTATTATTGGTGTTCAATCAGGGCAAAACCCTAAGATTCTTGAAGAAAAACTAAGTGCTTTCCTCTCTAAGAAAACAAAAGAGGAAGATGTTCAAGAAGAAATCATTGGGGAAATGGAAAATGAATAA
- the motS gene encoding flagellar motor protein MotS, producing the protein MNNRRRKTGDKGAPRWMVTFSDLMTLILVFFILLFSMSQIDIVKFQAVADSFRDRVVFDFYPSLVPMENPAEGENDPKDNMPEDQSPKKDSEEPDDSQDQSEDQMEELMYEVQSFLTQSGLDDVASANRTERGIVLILQEQVLFDSGRADIKKGAESFLQKVGNLITQIPNDIKVEGHADNRPMSSNLYPSNWELSSARASNVVRYFTENLAIEDHRFSIAAYSDTRPIAKNDTPENMAKNRRVEIIILDPDYMN; encoded by the coding sequence ATGAATAACCGTAGGAGAAAAACAGGAGATAAGGGTGCACCAAGGTGGATGGTCACCTTTTCCGATTTAATGACGCTCATTTTAGTATTTTTTATCCTTCTTTTTTCAATGTCACAAATTGATATCGTGAAGTTCCAGGCTGTTGCAGACTCATTTCGTGATCGGGTTGTGTTTGATTTCTATCCTTCGTTGGTCCCTATGGAAAATCCTGCAGAAGGAGAGAACGATCCGAAAGATAACATGCCTGAAGATCAATCTCCTAAAAAAGATTCAGAAGAACCAGATGATTCACAGGATCAATCGGAAGATCAGATGGAAGAGCTTATGTATGAAGTTCAAAGTTTCTTAACCCAAAGTGGCCTAGATGATGTTGCTTCAGCTAATCGAACAGAGCGGGGGATTGTTTTGATCCTTCAGGAGCAAGTGTTGTTTGATTCAGGAAGAGCAGACATTAAGAAGGGGGCAGAATCCTTTCTTCAAAAGGTAGGTAATTTAATTACTCAAATACCCAATGATATTAAAGTAGAAGGTCACGCAGATAATCGTCCAATGTCGTCTAATTTATATCCTTCCAATTGGGAGCTTTCAAGTGCGAGGGCGAGTAATGTAGTTAGATATTTTACAGAGAATCTAGCCATTGAAGATCATCGCTTCTCGATTGCGGCATATAGCGATACAAGGCCTATCGCTAAGAACGATACCCCAGAAAATATGGCTAAGAATCGAAGGGTAGAAATCATTATTTTAGATCCAGATTATATGAATTGA